A window of the Bradyrhizobium diazoefficiens genome harbors these coding sequences:
- a CDS encoding peroxiredoxin-like family protein produces MSDRHVDTPLQPGDRAPNLVLDAVTREGKIALEDYRGHSPILVGLYRGLHCPFCRRHIAAQAQLDGALRGKGIESLTVVNTPADRARLYFRYHPLPNLLAASDPERVSHRAFGLPNMEFTENETEWPRKIGMDVVMSMKVDMPGELPSPMNRPEAAAYLNNKDGYEMTDADQRMAAAGTGQLFGQFLLDREGIVRWTFTEVPDGGQRMFGAPSPQELMSAASQVAG; encoded by the coding sequence ATGTCAGATCGTCATGTCGATACACCGCTTCAGCCGGGTGACCGCGCACCGAACCTCGTGCTCGACGCCGTCACGCGCGAAGGGAAGATCGCACTTGAGGACTATCGTGGGCATAGTCCGATATTGGTCGGCTTGTATCGTGGCCTGCACTGCCCGTTCTGCCGTCGCCACATCGCGGCGCAGGCGCAGCTTGACGGCGCGCTCCGAGGGAAGGGCATCGAAAGTCTCACGGTCGTCAATACGCCGGCCGACCGGGCGCGGCTCTACTTCCGCTATCATCCACTGCCCAACTTGCTCGCTGCGTCCGACCCCGAGAGGGTCTCGCATCGCGCGTTCGGCCTGCCCAACATGGAGTTCACGGAGAACGAGACCGAGTGGCCGCGCAAGATCGGCATGGACGTGGTGATGAGCATGAAGGTCGACATGCCCGGCGAATTGCCCAGCCCGATGAATCGGCCGGAGGCCGCCGCATATCTCAACAACAAGGACGGTTACGAGATGACGGATGCCGATCAGCGCATGGCGGCAGCGGGCACGGGCCAGTTGTTCGGCCAGTTCCTGCTCGATCGAGAGGGCATCGTGCGCTGGACGTTTACCGAGGTTCCTGACGGCGGCCAGCGCATGTTCGGAGCGCCGAGCCCACAGGAATTGATGTCGGCTGCCTCGCAGGTGGCAGGCTAG
- a CDS encoding uroporphyrinogen-III synthase, whose amino-acid sequence MADRLTGTRILILETREEAQFSKLLAEQGAEVVQCPMFTIQDAPDPAPVEAWIRRAVDKPLDDLVLMTGEGLRRIMKLARARGLDQAFVAALAQSRKFTRGPKPGKALREISLEAQQTTEKPTTEGVIEMLGKLDLKGHRLGLQLYPDKDHSALTGALAAQGAEVDTVLPYVYDSKAADANIVAAIDDMAEGRIDAIALTNLGQVRRLIEAAKAHGSDAKLRAGFERTLIASVGPAVSGELAAHGLRTDISPADDAYFMRPLISALAAALAEKRPRTAS is encoded by the coding sequence ATGGCCGACCGTTTGACCGGCACCCGCATCCTGATCCTGGAGACCCGCGAGGAGGCGCAGTTCTCAAAACTCCTGGCCGAGCAAGGCGCCGAGGTCGTGCAGTGCCCGATGTTCACCATCCAGGACGCGCCCGACCCCGCCCCGGTCGAGGCCTGGATTCGTCGCGCCGTCGACAAGCCGCTTGACGACCTCGTGCTGATGACCGGTGAAGGCTTGCGGCGGATCATGAAGCTCGCGCGCGCACGCGGCCTCGACCAGGCCTTCGTCGCGGCGCTGGCCCAATCGCGAAAGTTCACACGCGGCCCGAAGCCCGGCAAGGCGCTGCGCGAAATCTCGCTCGAGGCCCAGCAGACCACGGAGAAGCCGACCACCGAGGGCGTGATCGAGATGCTCGGCAAGCTTGACTTGAAGGGGCATCGCCTCGGCCTCCAGCTCTATCCGGACAAGGACCACAGCGCACTGACCGGCGCGCTGGCCGCGCAAGGTGCCGAGGTCGATACCGTGTTGCCTTACGTCTACGATTCCAAAGCCGCGGACGCCAACATCGTCGCGGCCATCGACGACATGGCCGAGGGACGAATCGATGCCATCGCGTTGACCAATCTCGGCCAGGTGCGTCGGCTGATCGAGGCCGCCAAGGCCCATGGCAGCGACGCGAAGTTGCGCGCGGGATTCGAGCGCACGTTGATCGCCTCGGTGGGACCGGCAGTCTCAGGTGAGCTTGCCGCGCACGGCCTGCGCACCGACATCTCGCCTGCGGACGACGCCTATTTCATGCGTCCACTGATCTCTGCGCTGGCGGCGGCGCTGGCGGAAAAACGGCCGAGGACAGCAAGCTAA
- the purU gene encoding formyltetrahydrofolate deformylase: MPDHQYVLTLSCPDRPGIVSAVSTFLAHNGQNILDAQQFDDVETKKFFMRVVFTAADLAVELAALQTGFAAIAERFGMEWQMRDRAAHRKVMLLVSKSDHCLVDILYRWRTGELPMTLAAIVSNHPREAYAGLDFGGIPFHYLPVTKETKSEQEAQILDLVAKTGTDLVVLARYMQILSDNLSANLSGRCINIHHSFLPGFKGAKPYHQAHERGVKLIGATAHYVTRDLDEGPIIDQDVERISHRDTPEDLVRKGRDIERRVLARAIRYHLDDRVILNGRKTVVFMD; the protein is encoded by the coding sequence ATGCCCGATCATCAATATGTTCTAACCCTGTCCTGCCCGGATCGACCCGGCATCGTCTCGGCGGTGTCGACCTTCCTGGCCCATAATGGACAGAACATTCTCGACGCCCAGCAGTTCGACGACGTCGAGACCAAGAAATTCTTCATGCGCGTCGTGTTTACCGCGGCCGATCTTGCCGTGGAGCTGGCAGCGCTCCAGACCGGCTTTGCCGCGATCGCCGAGCGTTTCGGCATGGAGTGGCAGATGCGCGACCGCGCCGCGCATCGCAAGGTGATGCTGCTGGTGTCGAAGTCCGACCACTGCCTGGTCGACATCCTCTACCGCTGGCGCACCGGCGAATTGCCGATGACCTTGGCCGCGATCGTCTCCAACCATCCCCGCGAGGCCTATGCCGGGCTCGATTTCGGCGGCATCCCGTTCCACTATCTGCCTGTTACCAAGGAGACCAAGAGCGAGCAGGAGGCGCAGATTCTCGATCTCGTTGCCAAGACCGGGACCGACCTCGTCGTGCTCGCCCGCTACATGCAGATTCTATCCGACAATCTCTCGGCAAACCTGTCCGGCCGCTGCATCAACATCCATCACTCGTTCCTGCCGGGCTTCAAGGGCGCAAAGCCCTATCATCAGGCTCATGAGCGCGGTGTGAAGCTGATCGGCGCGACCGCCCATTACGTCACGCGCGACCTCGACGAAGGCCCGATCATCGACCAGGACGTCGAGCGCATCAGCCACCGCGACACGCCGGAAGATCTTGTCCGCAAGGGCCGCGACATTGAGCGCCGCGTACTGGCGCGCGCGATCCGCTATCACCTCGACGACCGCGTCATCCTCAATGGCCGCAAGACGGTCGTGTTCATGGATTAG
- a CDS encoding ABC transporter substrate-binding protein produces the protein MFERKQFSRAAALVAIAGLAVVAPAEAEDTVKVGLILPMTGGQASTGKQIENAIKLYMQQKGDTVAGKKIEIILKDDAAIPDKTKTAAQELIVNDKVNFIGGFGVTPAALAAAPLATQAKIPEVVMAAGTSIITERSPYIVRTSFTLAQSSTIIGDWAVKNGIKKVATLTSDYAPGNDALNFFKEHFTAGGGEVVEEVKTPLANPDFAPFLQRMKDAKPDAIFVFVPAGQGGNFMKQYAERGLDKAGIKVIGPGDVTDDDLLNNMGDAVLGTVTAHIYSAAHPSQMNKDFVAAYKKAFGTRPGFMAVGGYDGIHLIYEALKKTNGDTDGTKLVEAMKGQKWESPRGPISIDPETRDIVQNVYIRKVEKADGELYNVEFATFEAVKDLGKTKK, from the coding sequence ATGTTCGAACGCAAACAGTTTTCTCGGGCGGCCGCACTTGTCGCCATCGCCGGCCTCGCGGTCGTCGCGCCGGCCGAGGCGGAAGACACCGTCAAGGTCGGTCTGATCCTGCCGATGACAGGCGGGCAGGCCTCGACCGGCAAGCAGATCGAGAACGCGATCAAGCTCTACATGCAGCAGAAGGGCGACACCGTCGCCGGCAAGAAGATCGAGATCATCCTCAAGGACGACGCGGCGATTCCGGACAAGACCAAGACCGCCGCGCAGGAACTGATCGTCAACGACAAGGTCAATTTCATCGGCGGCTTCGGCGTGACGCCGGCGGCGCTCGCAGCCGCCCCGCTGGCGACGCAGGCGAAGATCCCGGAAGTCGTGATGGCGGCCGGCACATCGATCATCACCGAGCGTTCGCCCTATATCGTGCGCACCAGCTTCACGCTCGCGCAGTCCTCGACCATCATCGGCGACTGGGCGGTGAAGAACGGCATCAAGAAGGTGGCGACGCTGACGTCGGACTATGCGCCGGGCAATGACGCGCTCAACTTCTTCAAGGAGCACTTTACGGCTGGCGGCGGTGAGGTGGTCGAAGAGGTCAAGACGCCGCTCGCCAACCCCGACTTCGCGCCGTTCCTGCAGCGCATGAAGGATGCCAAGCCCGACGCGATCTTCGTGTTCGTGCCGGCGGGCCAGGGCGGCAACTTCATGAAGCAATACGCCGAGCGCGGCCTCGACAAGGCCGGCATCAAGGTGATCGGACCGGGCGACGTCACCGACGACGACCTGCTGAACAACATGGGCGACGCCGTGCTCGGGACCGTGACCGCGCACATCTATTCAGCGGCGCATCCCTCGCAGATGAACAAGGATTTCGTCGCCGCTTACAAGAAGGCGTTCGGCACGCGTCCCGGCTTCATGGCAGTGGGCGGCTATGACGGCATCCACCTGATCTACGAGGCGTTGAAGAAGACCAATGGCGACACCGACGGTACCAAGCTGGTCGAAGCCATGAAAGGTCAGAAGTGGGAAAGCCCGCGCGGTCCGATCTCGATCGATCCGGAGACGCGCGACATCGTCCAGAATGTCTACATCCGCAAGGTCGAGAAGGCCGACGGCGAGCTCTACAACGTCGAGTTCGCGACCTTCGAGGCCGTCAAGGATCTCGGCAAGACCAAGAAGTGA
- a CDS encoding branched-chain amino acid ABC transporter permease gives MTSILTNLFDGVAYGMLLFVLACGLAVTLGLMNFVNLAHGAFAMAGGYVCMVLVNRMGWPFFAALPLAFVSAAAIGIALERTLYRHLYARSHLDQVLFTIGLTFMSVAAVDYIQGSSRVFINLPAALQGQFDVFGVGIGRYRLMIIVICGLLTIGLQMVLAKTRFGSRLRAAVDDPRAASGLGINVPQVFAFTFAFGCGLAGLGGALSAEILGLDPYFPLKFMIYFLIVVTVGGSSSITGPFLASLLLGIGDVAGKYYVPKMGPFVIYTMMIVILIWRPNGLFGRTAAR, from the coding sequence ATGACCTCAATCCTCACCAACCTGTTCGATGGCGTTGCCTACGGCATGCTGCTGTTCGTGCTCGCTTGCGGGCTCGCGGTTACGCTCGGCCTGATGAACTTCGTCAACCTCGCCCATGGCGCCTTCGCCATGGCCGGCGGCTATGTCTGCATGGTGCTGGTCAACAGGATGGGATGGCCGTTCTTCGCCGCGCTGCCGCTGGCCTTTGTCTCCGCGGCCGCAATCGGAATTGCGCTCGAGCGCACGCTCTATCGCCACCTCTATGCGCGCAGTCACCTCGACCAGGTGCTGTTCACGATCGGACTGACATTCATGTCGGTCGCAGCCGTGGACTACATCCAGGGCTCGTCGCGGGTGTTCATCAACCTGCCGGCCGCGCTGCAAGGCCAGTTCGACGTGTTCGGCGTCGGCATCGGCCGCTACCGGCTGATGATCATCGTGATCTGCGGCCTGCTCACCATCGGTCTGCAGATGGTGCTGGCCAAGACCCGCTTCGGCAGCCGCCTGCGCGCCGCCGTCGACGATCCCCGCGCCGCGAGCGGCCTCGGCATCAACGTGCCGCAGGTGTTCGCGTTTACCTTCGCCTTTGGATGCGGGCTTGCGGGTCTCGGTGGTGCGCTGAGCGCCGAGATCCTCGGCCTCGATCCGTATTTCCCGCTGAAGTTCATGATCTACTTCCTGATCGTGGTCACCGTCGGCGGCTCGTCCTCGATCACCGGACCATTTTTGGCCTCGCTCCTGCTCGGCATCGGCGACGTCGCCGGCAAATATTACGTGCCGAAGATGGGACCCTTCGTGATCTACACCATGATGATCGTGATCCTGATCTGGCGCCCGAACGGCCTGTTCGGCCGCACGGCCGCGCGTTGA
- a CDS encoding branched-chain amino acid ABC transporter permease, whose translation MSASSDVGYHAQRQARWHYGEAAFWLVVLACGFLFPTRYLIMTDILRLALFAMSLDLILGYAGIVSLGHAAFFGVGAYAAGLLALHGIINEPVLALIAAGLAAMVLGFATSFLVIRGVDLTRLMVTLGIALLLEALAERFSNITGGTDGLQGIEMQPILGEIPFDMFGKAGFFYSSAVLFVLFLLARRIVHSPFGLSLRAIKNNPLRAAAIGIPVNRRLIAIYTLAAFYAGIAGALFTQTTAIASLDVFAFERSADLMLVLVIGGTGYLYGGLIGAVIFRMLQEVFSTITPQYWQFWIGLVLVVIVLVGRQRLHRWVLYVPNLVIKQVMGRKAVVAVPESDA comes from the coding sequence ATGAGCGCTTCGTCCGACGTCGGTTATCACGCCCAGCGGCAGGCGCGCTGGCACTATGGCGAGGCCGCCTTCTGGCTCGTCGTGCTCGCCTGCGGCTTTCTGTTTCCCACGCGCTATCTGATCATGACCGACATCCTGCGGCTGGCGCTGTTTGCGATGTCGCTCGATCTCATCCTCGGCTATGCCGGCATCGTCTCGCTCGGCCACGCCGCCTTCTTCGGCGTCGGCGCCTATGCCGCGGGATTGCTGGCGCTGCACGGCATCATCAACGAGCCGGTGCTGGCGCTGATCGCTGCGGGCTTGGCTGCGATGGTGCTCGGCTTTGCCACCAGCTTCCTGGTGATCCGCGGCGTCGACCTGACCCGGCTGATGGTGACGCTCGGCATCGCGCTACTGCTGGAGGCGCTGGCCGAGCGCTTCTCCAACATTACTGGCGGCACCGACGGCCTGCAGGGCATCGAGATGCAGCCGATCCTTGGCGAGATCCCGTTCGATATGTTCGGCAAAGCCGGCTTCTTCTATTCGTCGGCCGTTCTGTTTGTGCTGTTCCTTCTCGCCCGCCGCATCGTGCACTCGCCGTTCGGCCTGTCGCTGCGCGCGATCAAGAACAATCCGCTCCGCGCCGCCGCGATCGGCATCCCGGTGAACCGCCGCTTGATTGCGATCTATACTCTAGCAGCGTTCTATGCCGGTATTGCAGGCGCGCTGTTCACCCAGACCACCGCGATCGCTTCGCTCGACGTGTTCGCCTTCGAGCGCTCCGCCGATCTGATGCTGGTGCTCGTGATCGGCGGCACCGGTTATCTCTATGGCGGGCTGATCGGCGCGGTGATCTTCCGCATGCTCCAGGAAGTGTTCTCCACGATCACCCCGCAATATTGGCAGTTCTGGATCGGCCTCGTGCTGGTCGTGATCGTGCTGGTCGGCCGCCAGCGCCTGCATCGCTGGGTGCTCTATGTGCCCAATCTGGTGATCAAGCAGGTGATGGGGCGCAAGGCCGTCGTCGCCGTGCCGGAGAGCGACGCATGA
- a CDS encoding ABC transporter ATP-binding protein, producing MTIALETRNLEKTFGGLRVTRDLSLKIEQGARHALIGPNGAGKTTVINQLTGVLKPNSGRILLEGQDITDLPVHKRVLRGLSRTFQINQLYPDLTPLETIGLTVSERLGHGGDWWRRMGTRNDVNGEIADLLTRFHLLDVMNEQTVTLPYGKQRLLEIAVAIAAKPRVLLLDEPAAGVPESERHDILAVVGSLPRDVTVLLIEHDMDLVFSFADRISVLVAGALLTEGPPDQVARDPQVKAVYLGEEAVNV from the coding sequence ATGACCATCGCGCTTGAAACCCGGAATCTCGAAAAGACCTTTGGCGGCCTGCGCGTCACCCGCGACTTGTCGCTGAAGATCGAGCAGGGCGCCCGCCATGCGCTGATCGGTCCGAACGGCGCGGGCAAGACCACGGTCATCAACCAGCTCACCGGCGTGCTCAAGCCGAACTCGGGCCGCATCCTGCTCGAAGGCCAGGACATCACCGATCTGCCCGTGCACAAGCGCGTACTGCGCGGTCTGTCGCGCACATTCCAGATCAACCAGCTCTATCCTGATCTGACCCCGCTTGAGACCATCGGCCTGACCGTCTCCGAGCGCCTCGGCCATGGCGGCGACTGGTGGCGGCGAATGGGCACCCGCAACGACGTCAACGGCGAGATCGCCGATCTGTTGACGCGCTTTCATCTGCTCGATGTCATGAACGAACAGACCGTGACGCTGCCTTACGGCAAGCAGCGCCTGCTCGAGATCGCGGTCGCGATCGCCGCCAAGCCGCGGGTGCTGCTGCTCGACGAGCCCGCCGCGGGCGTGCCGGAGAGCGAGCGCCACGACATTCTCGCCGTCGTAGGTAGCCTGCCGCGCGACGTCACCGTGCTGCTGATCGAGCACGACATGGATCTCGTGTTCTCCTTTGCCGACCGCATCTCGGTGCTGGTCGCCGGCGCGCTGCTGACCGAAGGCCCGCCCGACCAGGTCGCGCGCGATCCGCAGGTGAAGGCGGTCTATCTCGGCGAGGAGGCGGTCAATGTCTGA
- a CDS encoding ABC transporter ATP-binding protein yields MSDLLAIKSLRAGYGEAVVLPNMSLRLAEGQVLALLGRNGTGKTTLINSVVGVTRRFSGNLTLGGTDVTTMRPDQRARAGIGWVPQERNIFRSLTVEENMTAVAQPGPWTVEKVYEMFPRLKERRSNFGNQLSGGEQQMLAIGRALTLNPKVLLLDEPTEGLAPIIVEELLKAIGTITRAGGICSIIVEQNAQKILGLADRVVILERGTIVHDAPSAALKADPSVLERHLGVAGAAAH; encoded by the coding sequence ATGTCTGACCTGCTCGCAATCAAGTCTCTGCGCGCCGGCTATGGCGAGGCCGTAGTGCTGCCCAACATGTCCCTGCGCCTGGCCGAGGGGCAGGTGCTGGCGCTGCTCGGGCGTAACGGCACCGGCAAGACCACGCTGATCAATTCCGTCGTCGGCGTCACCCGCCGCTTCTCCGGCAACCTCACCCTCGGCGGCACCGACGTCACCACCATGCGGCCGGACCAGCGGGCGCGCGCCGGCATTGGCTGGGTGCCGCAGGAGCGCAACATCTTCCGCTCGCTGACGGTGGAGGAGAACATGACCGCGGTGGCGCAGCCCGGTCCCTGGACCGTGGAGAAGGTCTACGAGATGTTTCCGCGGCTGAAGGAGCGGCGAAGCAACTTCGGCAACCAGCTCTCCGGCGGCGAGCAGCAGATGCTGGCGATCGGCCGCGCGCTGACCCTCAACCCAAAAGTTCTGCTGCTGGACGAGCCAACCGAGGGCCTGGCCCCGATCATCGTCGAGGAGCTTCTGAAGGCGATCGGCACCATCACCCGGGCCGGCGGCATCTGCTCGATCATCGTCGAGCAGAATGCCCAAAAGATTCTGGGGCTTGCCGACCGCGTTGTGATATTGGAACGCGGAACGATCGTCCACGACGCCCCGAGCGCCGCGCTGAAGGCCGACCCGTCGGTCCTGGAGCGCCACCTCGGTGTCGCAGGGGCGGCGGCCCACTAA
- a CDS encoding cobalamin-independent methionine synthase II family protein translates to MQRTKAPFRADEVGSLLRPAKIKEARAKLEKGEISADDLRKIEDMEIEKVVHKQASVGLKLATDGEFRRSWWHFDFLAKLTGCEMFHPDTGIQFAGVETRHDAVRVIGKLDFPDNHPMLDHFRFLKKVADQAHVTAKMTIPSPAVLHFRGGRKAISKDVYPDLDAFYEDLGKTYRKAVKAFYDAGCRYLQFDDTVWAYLCSPDELQKARERGDNPEGLQQIYARIINYALAEKPADMVVTTHVCRGNFRSTWISSGGYEPVAETMLAGTNYDGYFLEYDSDRAGGFEPLRFLPKGNKVVVVGVITSKFGELEKKDDIKRRLEEASKFAPLEQLALSPQCGFASTEEGNILSEEEQWAKLSLAVEIAKEVWGN, encoded by the coding sequence ATGCAGCGAACCAAAGCCCCCTTCCGTGCCGACGAGGTCGGCAGCCTCCTGCGCCCCGCCAAGATCAAGGAAGCCCGCGCCAAGCTCGAGAAGGGCGAGATTTCGGCCGACGATCTGCGCAAGATCGAGGACATGGAGATCGAGAAGGTCGTGCACAAGCAGGCCTCGGTCGGCCTGAAGCTCGCGACCGACGGCGAATTCCGCCGCTCCTGGTGGCATTTCGATTTCCTGGCCAAGCTCACCGGCTGCGAAATGTTCCACCCGGACACCGGCATCCAGTTCGCCGGCGTCGAGACGCGGCATGACGCGGTGCGGGTGATCGGCAAGCTGGACTTCCCCGACAATCACCCGATGCTGGACCACTTCCGTTTCCTGAAGAAGGTAGCCGACCAGGCCCACGTCACCGCCAAGATGACGATCCCGTCGCCGGCCGTGCTGCACTTCCGCGGCGGCCGCAAGGCGATCTCCAAGGACGTCTATCCCGATCTCGACGCCTTCTACGAGGATCTCGGCAAGACCTATCGCAAGGCCGTGAAGGCGTTCTACGACGCCGGCTGCCGCTATCTGCAGTTCGACGACACCGTGTGGGCCTATCTCTGCTCGCCGGACGAATTGCAGAAGGCGCGCGAGCGTGGCGACAATCCGGAAGGCCTCCAGCAGATCTACGCGCGTATCATCAACTACGCGCTGGCCGAGAAGCCCGCCGACATGGTGGTGACCACGCACGTCTGCCGCGGCAATTTCCGTTCGACTTGGATTTCCTCGGGCGGCTACGAGCCGGTGGCCGAGACCATGCTCGCCGGCACCAATTACGACGGCTACTTCCTCGAATACGACTCTGACCGCGCCGGCGGCTTCGAGCCGCTGCGCTTCCTGCCCAAGGGCAACAAGGTCGTCGTGGTCGGCGTCATTACCTCGAAGTTCGGTGAGCTCGAGAAGAAGGACGACATCAAGCGCCGTCTCGAAGAAGCTTCCAAGTTTGCGCCGCTGGAGCAGCTCGCACTGTCGCCACAGTGCGGCTTTGCCTCGACGGAGGAGGGCAACATCCTCTCCGAGGAGGAGCAGTGGGCCAAGCTCAGCCTTGCGGTCGAGATCGCGAAGGAAGTGTGGGGCAATTAA
- a CDS encoding aspartyl protease family protein, with translation MAAARDPFVWLRLEELKREPCDQKSIGDLALMLDKLGYRREGANGLYKFVMNCGAPITALHRSIDIYLKLTDYPRAVEVADEFMRRAPTNHDAHYLRGVALEGLQDYHRALADYSDAIELYGADKKSISSRVFLRMAGAYAALKQFCEAAAPISLWVALDPAIRDTTQTRKIISDYESQGHCTASTGFRKESFPLRGQKDVVTVKATINGVSGLFILDTGATYVSVKSTFAGRAKITDAGASEIMLMTANGQSRAKLSRADKVALGKLEATNVPVAIQNTDDKSYDAGVDGLLGMSFLSRFEVQMAGGSIEIRTRQPKK, from the coding sequence GTGGCGGCCGCGCGCGATCCGTTTGTCTGGCTGCGCCTGGAAGAGTTGAAGCGCGAGCCGTGCGACCAGAAAAGCATCGGCGATCTCGCGTTGATGCTGGACAAGCTCGGCTACCGGCGAGAGGGCGCCAACGGGCTCTATAAGTTCGTCATGAATTGCGGCGCGCCGATCACGGCACTGCATCGCTCGATCGATATCTATCTCAAGCTCACCGACTATCCCAGAGCCGTGGAGGTCGCCGACGAGTTCATGCGGCGCGCACCGACCAATCACGACGCGCATTACTTGCGAGGCGTCGCGCTTGAAGGCCTGCAAGACTACCACCGTGCGCTGGCCGATTATTCGGATGCCATCGAGCTCTATGGCGCAGACAAGAAATCGATTTCGAGCCGCGTGTTTCTGCGCATGGCAGGCGCCTATGCCGCGCTCAAGCAGTTCTGCGAGGCCGCAGCGCCGATCAGTCTATGGGTAGCGCTCGATCCGGCCATCCGTGATACCACCCAGACTCGGAAGATTATCTCCGACTACGAAAGCCAGGGCCACTGCACCGCGTCGACGGGATTTCGCAAGGAGAGCTTCCCTCTCCGCGGGCAGAAGGACGTCGTTACAGTCAAGGCAACGATCAACGGCGTTTCCGGACTATTCATCCTCGATACCGGTGCGACCTACGTGTCCGTGAAATCCACTTTTGCCGGCCGCGCCAAAATCACCGACGCAGGCGCCAGCGAGATCATGCTCATGACAGCCAACGGCCAGAGCAGGGCGAAGCTCTCCAGGGCCGACAAGGTTGCGCTCGGCAAGCTGGAAGCAACCAACGTGCCCGTAGCGATCCAGAACACGGATGACAAGAGTTACGACGCCGGCGTCGATGGCCTGCTTGGCATGAGCTTCCTGTCGCGATTCGAAGTTCAGATGGCCGGAGGTTCTATCGAGATCCGCACCCGCCAACCGAAAAAGTAA
- the metK gene encoding methionine adenosyltransferase, producing the protein MRASYLFTSESVSEGHPDKVCDRISDEIVDLFYREGPKAGIDPWAIRAACETLATTNKVVIAGETRGPKSVTNEQIESVVRDAIKDIGYEQDGFHWQKADIEILLHPQSADIAQGVDALQPGEVKEEGAGDQGIMFGYATNETPDLMPAPIFYAHKILRLISEARHSGREKVLGPDSKSQVTVQYENGKPVGAREIVVSHQHLVEDISSKQIRDIVEPYVREALPKDWITPKTIWHINPTGKFYIGGPDGDSGLTGRKIIVDTYGGAAPHGGGAFSGKDPTKVDRSAAYAARYVAKNIVAAGLADRCTLQLAYAIGVARPLSIYIDTHGTGKVSEDQLEKAAAKAMDLTPRGIRSHLDLNRPIYARTSAYGHFGRTPDNEGGFSWEKTDLVEALKRAV; encoded by the coding sequence ATGCGCGCGTCCTATCTTTTCACCAGCGAGTCCGTGTCTGAGGGCCATCCGGACAAGGTCTGCGACCGGATCTCCGACGAAATCGTCGACCTGTTTTACCGCGAAGGGCCGAAGGCCGGCATCGATCCGTGGGCCATCCGCGCCGCCTGCGAGACGCTCGCCACCACCAACAAGGTGGTGATCGCCGGTGAGACCCGCGGCCCGAAATCCGTCACCAACGAGCAGATCGAGAGCGTCGTGCGCGACGCGATCAAGGACATCGGTTACGAGCAGGACGGCTTCCACTGGCAGAAGGCCGACATCGAGATCCTGCTGCATCCGCAGTCGGCCGACATCGCACAGGGCGTCGATGCGCTGCAGCCGGGCGAGGTCAAGGAAGAGGGCGCCGGCGACCAGGGCATCATGTTCGGTTACGCCACCAACGAGACGCCTGACCTGATGCCGGCGCCGATCTTCTACGCCCACAAGATCCTGCGTCTCATCTCCGAAGCCCGTCACTCCGGCAGGGAGAAGGTGCTCGGTCCGGACTCCAAGAGCCAGGTCACCGTGCAGTACGAGAACGGCAAGCCGGTCGGCGCGCGCGAGATCGTTGTGTCGCACCAGCATCTGGTCGAGGACATCTCGTCGAAGCAGATCCGCGACATCGTCGAGCCCTATGTGCGTGAGGCGCTGCCGAAGGACTGGATCACGCCGAAGACCATCTGGCACATCAACCCGACCGGCAAGTTCTACATCGGCGGTCCCGATGGTGACTCCGGCCTGACCGGCCGCAAGATCATCGTCGACACCTATGGCGGCGCGGCCCCGCATGGCGGCGGCGCGTTCTCCGGCAAGGATCCGACCAAGGTCGACCGCTCCGCGGCTTACGCTGCCCGCTACGTCGCCAAGAACATCGTCGCCGCCGGTCTCGCCGACCGCTGCACGCTGCAGCTCGCCTACGCCATCGGCGTGGCGCGTCCGCTGTCGATCTACATCGACACCCACGGCACCGGTAAGGTGTCGGAGGACCAGCTCGAGAAGGCCGCTGCCAAGGCGATGGACCTGACCCCGCGCGGCATCCGCAGCCATCTCGATCTCAACCGCCCGATCTACGCGCGCACCTCGGCCTACGGCCATTTCGGCCGCACGCCCGACAACGAGGGCGGCTTCTCCTGGGAGAAGACCGATCTCGTCGAGGCGCTCAAGCGCGCGGTCTGA